GGCGACTATCTCGGTGGCACCGTGCAGGTCATCCCGCACATCACCGACGCCATCAAGGAGGCAGTCATCAATCTGCCCAACGGCGAAGATGTTGCTCTTATTGAAATTGGCGGCACGGTAGGTGACATCGAAGGGCAACCTTTCCTTGAAGCCATCCGCCAACTCAAGAATGACCTGGGCAAAGAGAATGTCCTGTATATTCACCTTACGCTGGTTCCCTACCTCAAGGCAGCCGGAGAATTGAAAACCAAGCCCACGCAGCATTCTGTCAAGGAACTGCGCAGCATCGGCATCCAGCCGGATATCATCATCTGCCGTTCCGAGGTGAAGCTTGAAGACCACCTCAAGCGCAAAATAGCCTTGTTCTGCGATGTTGACGAGGACGCCGTGTTTACAGGCGAAGATGTTGAAAACATTTATGAAGTGCCATTGAAATTTTATGAACAAGGCGTTGACCAAAAGATTGCCATCCTGTTGAAGCTGCCTGCTCGCAATGCGGAACTTGCTCCGTGGGAAAATCTCGTTCACACGCTGAAAAATCCCAAGGGGTCTGTCAAAATAGGCATCATTGGTAAGTATGTAGACCTGACTGAAGCGTACAAGAGTCTGCACGAAGCTCTGGTGCATGGCGGCGTGGCCAATGAAGTTGAAGTACAGCTTGAATACGTGAACTCCGAAAAAGTAAACGCCAAGAACATCGAAAAGAAACTGAAAGGTCTGGACGGTATTCTCGTACCCGGCGGCTTTGGTGCTCGTGGCGTGGAAGGCAAGATTTTGGCAATTCAGTATGCACGTGAAAATAAGGTACCCTTTTTCGGTATCTGTCTCGGCATGCAGTGTGCCTGTATCGAATTTGCCCGCAATGTGATCGGTCTGGAAGGGGCAAACTCCGAAGAGTTCGACAAGAACACCCAGCACAACATAATTTATCTGATGAAAGAATGGTACGACTTCCGTAGTAAGACGACTGAAACTCGGTGTGAAGAATCGGAGAAGGGCGGCACCATGCGTCTTGGTTCCTACCCGTGCAAGCTTAAGAAGGGCACAGTCGCATACGCTGCATACAAAACAGAAAAGATCGACGAACGGCACCGTCATCGCTTCGAATATAATAACAAATTCATTCCGCAGTTCGAGGAGTACGGCATGGTCCTGTCCGGCACAGCTCCCGATGACTCCCTCGTTGAAATCGTGGAACTGCCGGATCATCCCTGGTTCCTGGGCTGCCAGTTCCACCCGGAATTCAAGTCCAATCCCATGAAGCCCCATCCGCTTTTCAGGGACTTCATCAAGGCAGCCAAGGACGAAAAGGGCAAGAAATAGCCTATGGCAGACCTTTATCAAGCAAGCAGGTCCGGCCCGTTCATTCTGGCCGGTCCTTGCGCTATCGAAAGCCGGAAGATCGCACTTCAGACAGCTGGAACACTGGCTGAGCTGGCGGCGAAGCTGGATCTTCCGCTCGTCTACAAGAGTTCCTTCGACAAGGCCAATCGGACTTCCGTGACCAGTTTTCGTGGTCCCGGCATGGAAAAAGGGCTGGAAATATTGGCCGAAGTGAAAAGGGTAACCGGATTACCCGTGGTCACCGACATTCATCACCCGGAGCAGGCCGCTCCTGTTGGTGAAGTGGCGGACGTGCTCCAGATTCCGGCATTTCTGTGCCGTCAAACTGACCTGCTTGTAGCTGCTGCCAAAACCGGCAGGATTATCAACATCAAGAAAGGACAATTCCTGGCACCCTGGGATATGAAGAATGCAGTGGAGAAAGTCCGCGCCTCCGGTAACGAACAAATCTGGTTAACCGAGCGCGGGTCTACTTACGGATACAACAACCTTGTCGTGGACATGCGTTCCATCCCACAGATGCAGAGTTTTGGTGTCCCCGTGGTCATGGATGCCACGCATTCGGTGCAGTTGCCAGGTGGACTCGGTGGGATGTCCGGCGGTCAACGGGAATACGTCCCTGTACTTGCTTCCGCTGCTGTGGCGGCAGGAGTCAACGGCGTGTTCATGGAAGTGCACCCTGATCCAGACAAAGCATTATGCGATGGGCCGAACAGCCTGCCGCTTGATAAGGTGGAAGCATTGCTGATTCGCTTGAAGGCATTGTGGGAGTTAAATCGTGACTGCTAACCCGACCAAGCTTGCACAAAACATCAAGCTGCTTGTTCTCGACGTTGATGGCGTTCTCACCGACGGCGGTTTGTATTACGGCGACGATGGAATTGTCATGAAGCGTTTTCATGTTCAGGACGGACTCGGTATCAAGCTGGCGCAAGCCGTCGGCCTTGAGATCGGTGTCATTACGGGGCTGAATCAAAAGCCTGTCGAAATGCGTGTCCGAGAACTGGGGATTACTCATTATTATGCTGGGAAGCACGACAAGGCACCGCTTTTTAAAGAAATATGTGAAAAGGTCGGTGTGTCTCCATCTGAAGCGGCATTTATGGGTGATGATTGGATCGATCTCGGCGTCATGCGTGTCGCCGGGTTTGCCATGAGCGTGCCTAACGCTGTCCCAGAGGCTATTGATGCCGCGGATTGGGTTTCAACCCGTAAGGGCGGTGAAGGTGCCGTGCGAGAGGCTATAGCATTCATTCTTGATGCTCGTGGGCTTAAGGGTGAAGCTTTAAAACAGTGGGCAGAATAATGAAAGGGCGTCCGGCTCTGATACTTGTTCTCATATTCGCTGTCGGTCTCGTTGTCGGGATCACAGTGAATACTGTATTCTTTTCTGATCCGATTATTGAACCCGACTCGGCACAGACCGATGGGTCAAAATCACGCAAACGCCTACTGGAAGAAGCCGACGTCACTGCTGAGGATATAGAACTCGTACAGGGCAGACAGGGGAGCATGAGCTGGAAATTGCTTGCTAAAACAGCAAAATATAATCAGGAACAAGGACTCATCGGCGTAGAGCGTCCTCAGTTGACGGCCTATTTCGGCGAAGATCGTAAAGAAGTCTATGTCCGGGCGGATCGTGGTGAAGTCGATCAGGGAAACGACAACCTGACTCTTTACGACGGTGTCTCCGGTCGTTTCGGAGACATGGCCCTTGATGCCCAGCAACTTGATTATGTCGGGGCTATTGATAAGGTATATCTCAAGGGCGGTGTGACTGTTCGTCGACCTGATATGACCATTGAAGCCAAAGCGATGGAAATAGATCTCGTCACTCGCCAACTTGTAGCAGCCGGGGGCGTAACAGCTTTACTGGCACCTACAGGCCTTGATAAGAATCCGTTGAATGAAGATGAGGAGTGAGTCTTTCATGAAGAATATATTTGCACTGGCGACCCTGCTTCTGTTGGTCGTGTTGACACTTCCTTCCATGGTTTTTGCTGAGGAATGGGGTGAAATTCGTGAGGCCACAGTCAATCTCAATGTCCGAGAACAGCCCGACAAGAAAAGCGGACACGTCCTTACCTTGGCGAAAGGGCAGCGGGTCAAGGTTGATTTTATTGAAAATGGATGGGCGGCCATATTCAATCTTACTGAGGCCAAACGTGACCTGAATAAAGCCGTAGGCTATGCAAATGTAAAATACCTTGAACCTGTTACAGTTTCACCTGCACCTGCGCCAGTAGAGAGTAAAGAAACTACGGCACAGTCTGAAACGGTTGTGAAGGCTGAAAGCGGTGAAGGGGAAGTCAAGGCCTCGGTGGCAACAGCTCCCAAGGGAGATCCTGTCAAAATGGGTATTAATCCGAGCCGGATGCCAGTCAAAATTTCATCTGACCGCATGACTTATGACGAAACCGGCAAAGTCGTTTCCTTTGTCGGCAACGTTGTTGCCGAACATGGCCAACTTACCTTGTGGGCGGACAACCTGTCAGCGTATCTCGCTTCCAAAAGTGGGAAAAAATTTACGGCTGACAGTGTTGATCGTATTATTGCCGAGGGAAATGTCAGAGCCCAAAAAGGAACTGCTGAAGGAACCTGCGGCAAGCTGACGTATTTCGTGAATGATCAGCTCCTACAGATGGAGCAGAATCCGCTTTTGCAGGATGGCCCCAACAGTCTGACAGGTGAAATCATCAAGTTTGACATCAAGGACAACCGTTCCGAAGTCGAGGGGGGTAAAGGGCAACGGGTCAAAGCCATTTTCATGACTCCCGGCAACATGAAGGTACAATAAATGTCAACTGGACTGCGAGCTGCGAATCTTTCGAAGCGTTACGGGCAGAAAGAAGTCGTTCACGGCATCAATCTGGAACTGAATCCCAAGGAAGTCGTCGGCCTGCTCGGCCCGAATGGCGCAGGTAAGACAACAACATTTTATATGCTCGTCGGCATTGTTGAACCCAACACAGGCAACGTGTCTTTAGGGGGGGTGGACCTGACCGAAAAGCCGCTTCATGAACGCGCTCGCATGGGAGTCAGCTATCTGCCTCAGGAAAGTTCCATTTTCAGAAAGCTGACTGTACGCCAGAACCTTGAAATAATACTTGAACAGACGTCCATGTCCTCAAATCAGCAAAAAGCTCGAGCTGATGAGTTGATGGAAATGTTTACCATCACAAAACTTGCTGATCAGGCTGCCATGTTTTTGTCTGGCGGAGAACGCCGGCGTCTTGAAATAGCCCGCGCACTTATTCTTGATCCTCAATTTATCCTTTTGGATGAACCTTTTGCAGGCATTGATCCCATTGCTGTTATCGACATCCAGGAAATTATCTCCGTACTGAAAAGTATGGAGATCGGTATCTTGATTTCAGACCATAACGTTCGCGAAACACTCAATATTTGCGATAGAGCCTACCTTGTATACGAAGGGAACGTCATTCTTGAAGGATCACCGGAAGAGATCGTTCAAAATAGTCGTGCCCGTCAAATCTATCTGGGTGAAGACTTCCGTCTTTAATCACCAATCACTCGACTTTCACGCATTCGCGATTTACAGTGTAACCAAAGGTTGGTACACTTTTTTCATGTCATGCATGCTGCACTTTATCGTTAATGGTAACGGCATGTTATAACAATGTCCTTGCTTCGATGTTGTAGGTGTGACATACTCAAATCAGAATAATAAAGGTATGGCCGGAAAAGAATTCAAACCGGTAGTGCGATCAAGACTATATTAGCCTTTCGAGATATACATTATGGGATTGGAACTCAGACAACAACTCAAGCTTTCTCAACAACTGGTCATGACACCGCAATTGCAGCAGGCCATCAAACTGCTGCAACTCTCGCGTCTTGAGTTGCTTGAAACTGTTCAGCAAGAGCTTATGGAAAACCCGTTTCTCGATGAAATAGAAACGGAGACCGAAGTTCCTGACTCTTCAGAGGTTCTCACGGAGTCCCAGGCTGAGGAAGAATTAGTTCGCAACGCCGATTGGGAAAACTATCTCGGCGAATTTTCGAGTACATCAAAGCAGGCAACCGGACGGGATTCAGAAATCCCTGAAGAGGGCATGTCGTTTGAAGCTCGTCTTGCATCCAAGCCTTCTCTTGAGGGGCATCTCAATTGGCAGATGCGTCTTTCAAATTTCACAGAACAGGAACTCGCTATTGGCGAAATAATACTGGGTAACGTCGATTCCAACGGATATCTACAGGCCTCCATCGAAGAACTGCAATCCATGGTCCAGGCAACGGATGAAGAGGTTGAATCCACTATTAAACGTATCCAACGACTTGACCCCGTTGGTGTCGCGGCGCGGACTCCGCAAGAGTGTCTGCTCGTTCAAATGGATGTTCTCGGATATGATGATCCCATTCTTGTGTCGCTCGTCACCGATCACCTGGAAGACCTCGAAAAGAATCGCTACAAGCCCCTGACACGCAAGTTCAAGATATCCATGGATGAGCTCAAGGAATATCTGGACATGCTTCAGACGCTTGATCCCATGCCCGGTAGCAATTTTTCAAGCACAGAACCTCATTATGTCAGCCCGGACGTCTTTGTTTATAAATACGGAGATGATTTTGTAATCATTCTCAACGAGGACGGGTTGCCGCGTTTACAGATGAACGCCTTTTACATGGATTCCATGAAAGGTGCTGCAAACAAGGAAAAAGAGTATTTTCAGGAGAAGATGCGATCTGCCGCGTGGCTTATGAAAAGCCTGTACCAGCGTCAGAGAACATTGTATAAAGTAGTTGAGAGTATTGTCCGTTTTCAACGAGAGTTCTTCGAAGAAGGCGTGACAAAACTCAAACCCCTGATTCTCAAGGAGGTAGCCGAGAATATCGAGATGCATGAATCCACGGTGAGTCGTATTACAACAAGCAAATACGTCTCAACTCCACACGGTATCTTCGAGTTGAAATTCTTCTTTAACTCGGCCTTGGATTTGAACGATGGTTCTCAAGTGGGTTCGGAGAGCGTTAAGGCGCTCATCAAGAAAATGATTGCAGGTGAAGACACGAAAAAACCACTCAGCGATGAACGGATAGGTGAAATACTTCAAGAGAAACTTGAAGTAAATATTGCCCGGCGAACTGTGGCCAAATACCGTTCAGCAATGGGTATTCCGTCTTCATCAAAACGCAAGCAGTATTTCTAATCCTGCTTGCCGCACTCAAAACCAGGAGGCAGCGTATGAACATCAGCTTCACTTTCAAAAACTTTGAGCCGTCCGATCATCTCAAAGAATACGCTAGTAAGCGGTTTGAAAAAGTAGCAAGATACGTTTCCGATTCCGAATCCGATCTTCAGGTAAATCTGCAGGTTGACAAATTTCGTCACAAAGCGGACGTTATTCTGAATTCGGAAGGCATTCACATATCGGCTTATGAGGCTTCAGAAGACATGTACTCTACCATTGATATGGTTTTGGACAAACTTGAAGCCCAATTGCGCAAGATGCGTGAGAAGATGAAAAGTCGTTCCAAGCAGGGGCGCGGCAACAAAATGGTACAGCTGAATGTGCTGTCCTATCAAGAGTTGCCCAGCGAAGCTGCACCTACCATTGTTGGCACGGACGAGTATGTTCCGAAACCGATGTCTGTTGACGAAGCCGCCATGCAGCTTGATGCTCTTGATAATGAATTCCTGGTGTTCCGCAACGCCGAAACCGAAGACGTTAATGTCATCTACAAAAGAAAGAATGGCGATTACGGCCTCATTGACCCTGGATACTAAAGATGAAACTTGGTGATTACCTGGCGAAGGAACTTGTCCTTCCCGAAATGCTGTCCGAAACCAAATCGGACATTCTGAAAGAACTCATTACCCCGCTAGGGGATAAATATCCTGAGATGGACACGGACCTCGCGGTCCGTGTCCTTCTCGATCGTGAAAAGCTGGGAACAACAGGTATTGGCGACGGAATAGCCATCCCGCACGGCAAACTGGAAAATCTTGATAAAATCGTTGTCATTGTAGGCCGGAGTCTGCAAGGGGTCGAATTCGATGCCCTTGATCATCAGCCGTGTTCAATTTTCTTTCTTGTTCTTGCGCCAGAACAGGCGGCTGGAATGCATTTGCGCATACTGGCTCAGATTTCCAGGCTTTTAAAGGATGAAACATTTCGTCAATCTTTTCTTGAGGCTGACAGCATCGATGAATTGTGGGGGCTTCTCAAGGGTGTTTAAGCTTCAAAGGACACTTCTGTGACACCTGCCAATTCTTTTCCCGTTGTCATTGTGACCGGGCTTTCAGGCTCGGGGAAAAGCACAGCCCTTAAGGTCTTTGAGGATCTGGGGTTTTTCTGCATTGACGGGCTGCCTTCGGAGATGTCGCCAAAGATCACGGATCTCATTTTAAAGTTCGATTCCAAATACAGGGGCCTTGCCCTTGGTATGGATTTACGACAACTCGAATTCGTTGACGGGTGGGACCAGGCGCTGCGTGACTTCAATACACTCGGTATCACTCCTCAAGTTTTATTCATTGAAGCTCGCATGAATGAGCTTGTCCGTCGATATGCGACAACTCGTCGACCGCATCCATTGGAGAGCAGGAATCTTGGTCTTGAACAAGCTCTCGATCAAGAAAAAAGTCTCCTTGAGCCCGTTCGATCCGGTGCTGCATTAGTTCTGGATACAACGAATTACTCCATCCACGATCTTCGGCGCGTTATCCAGACAAAATGGTCCGCCATAGAGGAAGTGGGGCGCGGCATGCGTGTGCATCTCATTTCTTTCGGTTTCAAATACGGTGTGCCGTCTGAAGCTGACTTGGTCTTTGATTTACGGTTCTTACCAAATCCTTACTTTGACGAAAAACTCAGGTCACTGTCTGGTATGGACAAATCAATTGCTCAATTTGTGGTCGGTAGTGACGTCGGCAGTGAGTTTAACACGCGTTTTCTTGATTTTTTAAGCTACATGCTTCCCCTGTACGCTGATGAAGGGCGCTACAGGATCACACTGGCCCTTGGTTGCACGGGTGGTCGACATCGGTCGGTAGCTGTGGGAGAGTCCGTACTGGCGACCCTGAAGAAAAAAGGGTATACTGTTTCGATTGAACACCGACATATGGAACTTGGATAAACAATGGCTTCAAAGTCTGAAAAAAAGAATGCGATGGTCGGCATCGTTCTGGTTACCCACGGCACCTTTGGGGAAGCCTTGCTTGATGCTGCTAAAATGGTCATGGGCCAACAGGAAAACTGTTTGGCTGTGGGTATTGATGTCGAAAAAAGTGTGGACGAGACTATGGAGGCCGTTAGAAAGGCCATACATACCGTGGAAAACGGTAAAGGTGTTGTCGCACTGACAGACCTGTTTGGCGGTTCGCCGACCACCATGAGCCTCTCTCTTATGAAATCAGAAAATCTTGAAGTCATCACCGGCGTCAATCTGCCAATGCTGGTGGCAACGTTGCAATCGCGTAAAATGGACCTGAACGCTCTGGCCGAAACGGTCAAAACTGCTGGAAGACAGGGCATCAAGGTCGCGGGCGCGATGCTTCGAAAAAAAACGAAGAAATAGGATGTTGCCGTGATTCTTGTCCGTATAGACAACCGCCTGATTCACGGCCAGATTATTGAAACATGGCTTCCTTACACAGGCGCGAAACAGGTCGTAGTCGCCAACGATGAACTTGCACACGATATTTTGCAACAGGAAATCATGTCGCTGGCCATTCCCCAAACCGTGGATAGTTCATTTGTCGGCGTTGATGCGCTTAATGATCTGCTGGAGCAAATGAACTTTGATAGCGGTCAGACTATCGTGCTTTTTTCTAGCTGCGCAGATGCAAAACGCGCCTATGAAGCCGGTTTCGATTTTGACATCCTTAATATTGGCAATGTCCATTACAGCCCAGGAAAGAAACAGATCTCTCCAAGTGTTGCATTGTCTGATGAGGACGAAAACTGTCTCAAAATTCTCAACCGAAAAGGGGTAAAACTCGATTTCAGGTGTGTCCCCAATGACCCGGTTCAGGTAAGGTTCGAATCATGATCGTTTACAATTCATTCGCCTGGTTTGGCATGGTCGCTTTTTTTTTGCCCTCTTTTCTCTATTCAGAAATTCAATAAGCATAGGACTGCTCGAGCGACCACTTGTTATCGGACTTTTTTGGGGTGCGTTTAGCGGCGACTACACAACAAGTCTTTATATTGCTATTTTCTTTGAGCTTTTATGGCTCGATCTCATACCAGTAGGAACATTTATTCCACCGCATTTAACCGCTGCAACATTTTCAGCGCTTTCTTTGACAACATACTTTGGCCTGGAGCATCCGGCAAAAATCATGGGGGTTCTCTTTGCCAGCATGCCTCTCGCCTGGCTCGGTACCCAAATTGAAATGATGATACGAGAACAGGAGCAGGGGAGTTACAACAGATTACTCAATTGGGCTCGGAATCCAGACGCTGTGAATCTTCCTGGTACATTAATCATGAAATCCATGGCGCGCACTTTTATCTTGCTAGGCCTTTCATTTTTCATCGCCATTCTCATAATTAAACAATGTCTTCAGCTCTTCTTTTCACTGTATCCTGGCTTTCTCGTATCCATTGACATCACATGGGCACACCTATGGGTAGCTGCTACCCTTGGTGGATTAATGGCACTTCGAGTGAAACGTGCGTATGCCGTCTTAACGACGGGTATAAGTCTTTTCGTTATTTTCTTAGTTTGGAGCCGTTTTTAGCTTGGCAGTCCTATTTGATTGTGATATCCGTCACATTCTATTTTCAAGGCAAATTTCCTTATCTAAGGACAATTCAATTAGGAGGACTTGATATGGCTATTTTGGTTGTTGGACACAAAAACCCTGATACTGACACCGTCGCTTCCGCGATTGCTGCCGCTGATCTGTACACAAAGCGTGGTATGGAAGCCAAGGCTGTTACCCAGGGCGAAATCGCTCCTGAGACTGCTTTCGTTCTCGAAAAGTTCGGCTTTGCCGCTCCCGAGATCGTTGCCGATGCAACTGACCAGCAGATCATTCTGGTCGACCACACCGACATCTCCCAGACCATCGACAATCTGGACAAGGGCGAACTCGTTGCCGTTGTTGATCACCACAAACTTGGTGATGTCACCACTTCCGGCCCTCTGGAAATGTGGGTCTGGCCTGTAGGCTGTACCGGCACTGTTCTGAAAAACATGTACGATTTTTACAATGTGGAAGTACCTGCCAATGTTGCCGGTATATTGCTGTGCGCTATCCTGAGCGACACCGTCATGTTCAAGTCCGTCACCTGCACCGATGCTGACAAGGAAGCTGTAGAAGCTCTTGCCAAGATCGCTGGTGTTGACGATGTCATGGCTCTGGGCATGGAAATGTTCAAAGTCAAGTCCGCTGTCGATGGCGCAAGCCCGAGCGAACTGGTCTTCCGTGACTACAAGGACTTCGACATGTCCGGTAACAAGGTTGGCATTGGCCAGTTGGAAGTCGTGGACCTGTCCATGCTGGACGCCCACAAAGAAGCCCTTCAGGCTGAGATCGAAAAGGTCAAAGCTGATGGTCGCCACTCCGTCTTCCTGCTCCTGACCGACATCATGAAAGAAGGTTCCGAGATGCTTATCGCTTCTGACGACGCTTCCGTTGTTGAGAAAGCTTTTGGTATCGCTCCTGAAGGTACCTCCGTATACCTTGACGGCGTAATGAGCCGTAAAAAACAGGTTGCTCCCAACTTCATCAAGGCCTTTGAAGGCTAGTTGAAGCGATCTGATTGAAGCGCAAAGTATGGGCCCGTCAGCATTGTGCTGACGGGCCTTTTTTTTGTTACAGGCTTCTTTTGATATTTTTTTCACATACCTGTGATAGTACTTCTGTATGTACTTGATTCAGAGAAACGTGTATTTATCTTAAATGGAAACATATGCGCACAAGAATAAAACAAAAAGAATTGCAACCTACTTCTTGCGATGGATTCTCTTCATCATATTATTTAACATTTTTTTCTCGGTAAATTGGGTACTTGCCGATTCAGGAAAAAAAACAATTATCTGTGGGATAGCTGAAGGCTTTCCGCCATACCAATATCGAACTGATTCGGCAGAGCCTGCAGGTCTCGATGTGGATATAATGCTCCGTGTCGCAAAACGTCTGCAACAAACTGTAATTTTCCAACAGTCCTCATGGGATAAGGTCATAACTGGACTAAGATTGGACACTGTAGATTGTATATCTGGCATAGAAATTAATGATAAGCGTAAGACATATTTTGACTTTACCACGCCATACTACAACAGAAAAAACGTAGTATTTGTAAGACAAGACAATACCGATATCCACTCCATTCAGGATCTGAAATGGCAGGTTGTTGCCGGGGACAGACATTCGTTTGTTGAACTATACTTGGCTCAGATAGGATTGCGAAGTCAGATACGATTGTATCAAACCGACAGCAAAGACACATCCATTCGCATGCTAAAGGAAAAAGTGGTCGTGGCCGTTATTGCCCCTCTTGAAGTCGGTTTGTATCTTGCAAAAAAACACTCAGTAGAAGTCAGAATACTCGATAATTCAGACCCAGGGTCGCCTGTGGGCAT
The genomic region above belongs to uncultured Pseudodesulfovibrio sp. and contains:
- a CDS encoding PTS sugar transporter subunit IIC, producing the protein MGLFWGAFSGDYTTSLYIAIFFELLWLDLIPVGTFIPPHLTAATFSALSLTTYFGLEHPAKIMGVLFASMPLAWLGTQIEMMIREQEQGSYNRLLNWARNPDAVNLPGTLIMKSMARTFILLGLSFFIAILIIKQCLQLFFSLYPGFLVSIDITWAHLWVAATLGGLMALRVKRAYAVLTTGISLFVIFLVWSRF
- a CDS encoding manganese-dependent inorganic pyrophosphatase, producing MAILVVGHKNPDTDTVASAIAAADLYTKRGMEAKAVTQGEIAPETAFVLEKFGFAAPEIVADATDQQIILVDHTDISQTIDNLDKGELVAVVDHHKLGDVTTSGPLEMWVWPVGCTGTVLKNMYDFYNVEVPANVAGILLCAILSDTVMFKSVTCTDADKEAVEALAKIAGVDDVMALGMEMFKVKSAVDGASPSELVFRDYKDFDMSGNKVGIGQLEVVDLSMLDAHKEALQAEIEKVKADGRHSVFLLLTDIMKEGSEMLIASDDASVVEKAFGIAPEGTSVYLDGVMSRKKQVAPNFIKAFEG
- a CDS encoding transporter substrate-binding domain-containing protein produces the protein METYAHKNKTKRIATYFLRWILFIILFNIFFSVNWVLADSGKKTIICGIAEGFPPYQYRTDSAEPAGLDVDIMLRVAKRLQQTVIFQQSSWDKVITGLRLDTVDCISGIEINDKRKTYFDFTTPYYNRKNVVFVRQDNTDIHSIQDLKWQVVAGDRHSFVELYLAQIGLRSQIRLYQTDSKDTSIRMLKEKVVVAVIAPLEVGLYLAKKHSVEVRILDNSDPGSPVGIAVNKGNGELLNQIEKALEALKTEGVLDTIINRWRSMD